The Hordeum vulgare subsp. vulgare chromosome 7H, MorexV3_pseudomolecules_assembly, whole genome shotgun sequence DNA window GCGATCCCCGAGCTGGATTGGGGGAAGGAACGGTTTGCTCAGTGCATCAGGAGGCTATATGAGGCCTTTGGGAGGGGAAACAATTTAGGGACCTGGCCGGAGGCATCAGGGGGACGACGGCGACATCGCGACCGTGGATGAGGAAGACGGCCTCGTCCGGCCGTTCTGCTGCTCGGGGTGGGTCCAGAAGGGAGAGGGAGGCGGTCGCTGACCCAAACTAGCTCGGATGAAGGGGTTAAATAGGCGGCCAGAGGCGGTTCCCGGTAGCTTGCGGATAAGCTCATCGGAGACAGCTTCCTGGCAGTTCTCAGGACGATAGGGGCGGCAGCAAGGCGAGGCAGGGGTAGCAGCGCGGCTGGGAAGCAATAAGCGATGCATGAAAGGGGTCCTAGGGGGCAGCTGGCGACCGGAGATGGCTCGGGCGATGCTGGTCGTTGCTGCGACACACTATTGCCGCCAGCAGGCTGCCCGTGCTGCCACGGCCGAAGCGCGACGCGGCATAGGGCAGGGCGACAATTGATCGGGGGAGGGGTTGACGCGGCTCTGCAGGCTGACTAGAGGGCAAGGGCGCGTGGACGCGGCGGCTCAGGCACGCGCGTGCAAAATGGGCGCTCCGGGCGCGCTCTAGGCATGCACGACAGGTGCTCGACGAAATGCCAGTGCACCCACAATATTTCCAAAGCTGGTGAAACTGCACAGGGCTAGGCTAACGTCAAGAAAAATGTTAATTGATAAGCTGGTTGGTCCAGAAAAAGAAATTGCCAATGAAATCTCAAACAAATGCCAAATCTGTCTATGCACTACAGGTGTTTGACAAAATGTCAAGGGTATCTAGCGAGCTCTTCTGGCCACCAAAGGTCAGAGTCTCCTTGGGTCTTAGTCATTATGGTCAAGCTATTTCGGCAAAATTCAAGACTTGTTAGTGCAATTATTTGAGAAATTCATTTCTGGTCTGAAAGATGAGGCAAATATTACATGCATTAAAAATCATGCAATGGGGCTCAACTCCTGGAGTTAATGTTTTAGTAGGGAAAATTACTAGCACTAAATATCTCAATACAAGTAGAGCAAGGAAAAATATAGTTGTAGTACAAAGCATCAAACTGGACCAGAATAGATAAATGATGGTTTTGCTAAAAAAATTCAAAGCACAAAGTTGGGTTTTGGCATAGAAGTGATCTACATGCATCCATTGACATCTCTGAATTTTTATTGAATTTTTTAAATATTAAAACTAGGGGTTGCAGTACAAACTCAAATCTGggccagaaaagaaaagaagttaatgagctcaaatttttcaaaacacttggctaAGTTTTTACAAAAATATGATCCAGGGGCATCATAGGTCATCTTCAAGTTTTTGCagaatttttagaaaaagttATCAAAAGGTTGTTGTGCAAAACAGGCCCTTAAGAAAATTAAAAGTCACATATGAATAAAAGAAACATTAGCAAAATATTGAAAGAAAATCTGCAATGAATGTGTGAGAATAAAAGAGATATTTTGATGCAAGCACTCAGGTTTcaacataattttcaaaaacatttacTTGGGGAGCGGCATTTGGCTCCCCTAGACCAAGATGACAACTTTTCCTTCTCCCCTCCAGTTTGTTGCGCTCTGAAGATGTGACGGACAGGGCTGAGGATAAATCCATGCACGTATGTTGCCGCGGGCAACAACGAAGCCTGTGGACGCCGTATCCTCCCTGGAGGCATTGTCGTGACCATGTCCATAACATTTTCTTGCACCGGGGGATACCTTAGGCTCAGTTCGCTGGGCGAGGCAGCGACGGTGTCTCATCGTCCCCTTCTTGGAGACGCTGCCTAGGTGTTCAGGGTGTCTTCCGGAGAAGCATTTGGTGTGGTTTGCCTCGCTTGCCTTGACGGTGAGGCTTGGGGTGTTGGGTTGTCATGTGAGGATTGTCGTTGTAGGAAGAGCATCTTGGACGCGATGTACTCCATCATTGACACCTCATCCGCAACGTATTCTTCGAGTCAGACTAGCTTTGGTTGTCCACTTGCCGATCTCCTAGGCACTATGGATGGAGAGTGCGTTGATCTAGTTTGGTTAGGTGTTTTTGTCATGCTCCGTGGTGTTCGGTACGAGGGATGCAACCTATGTGCTCTATGTCCGACCTCTTCGCCATTGTTTGGCTTGAGTTTGAGAAAGACGAGTTATGTGTCGATGTGGTCACGGTGGATGTGGGTGCTAACCTATCGGTAGCATTTTGCCAAAAGGCGTTGTATTGGTCGTCTTGGCTAGCTCTCCTTCCATGAATGTGCGTATTCTAAAAGAAAAGAACGTGTGTGCTAAAACAAAACTGCATTCTTTTcaagtaattaaattaattaagtttaattataGCATGCATCTTACAGTTGGAACCAAGCCATCCGTACTAGTTATGCATTTCGAATGCACGCATGAACGTAGAATCCATTCCGTCAAAGCGATTCATACACGACCAAGCTAAGCACTGTATATCAAAAATGGTAATATTTTCGGGGACGAAAAAACAAAAATCTCACCAAAATCTGGAGGGTTTTATTTGTTGCCATCTTCCCGTCCCCCGGCCACCTTTCCAGCCCTTAAAAAGATGCCAGTCTGTTAGGGTCGCCTCTCAGATCCCCCAGAACTGGATCGATCACCCGCACGCCGGAGACGGGCGCCATGGCCGCCTCCCTCGAAGACCTCCGCAACGAGAGCATCGATCTCGTgagtcctcttctcctcctccgccgccggtcTCATCACCCTGCCATGCATATGCATGCACGTTCGGTAACTAGCTAGTGGCGGCGCCGCCGTCCTGAAATGTATTTAACTCGATGACTACGTGTACGTGTTGCAGGAGGCGATCCCGATCGCGGAGGTGTTCCAGGTGCTCAAGTGCAAGCCGCACGGGCTCACCTCCGATGAGGCCGCCAGCCGCCTCCAGGCATTCGGCCCCAACAAACTCGAGGAGAAGAAGGTATATGATCTGATCGACGACCAAGGAGAACGCGTTTTCAGTTAATTAGATCCATTTCTCATGGTGTGTGGATTCGCAGGAGAGCAAGTTCCTCAAGTTTTTAGGGTTTATGTGGAACCCTCTGTCGTGGGTCATGGAGGCGGCGGCGATCATGGCCATCGTCCTCGCCAACGGCGGCGGCAAGCCCCCCGACTGGCAGGACTTCATGGGCATCGTCACCCTGCTCATCATCAACTCCACCATCAGCTTCATCGAGGAGAACAACGCCGGCAACGCGGCGGCGGCGCTGATGGCCAGCCTGGCGCCGCAGACCAAGGTGCTCCGGGACGGCAAGTGGGCGGAGCAGGACGCGGCGATCCTGGTGCCGGGGGACATCATCAGCATCAAGCTGGGCGACATCATCCCGGCGGACGCGCGGCTGATGGAGGGCGACCCGCTCAAGATCGACCAGTCGGCGCTCACCGGCGAGTCCCTCCCCGTCAACAAGCTCCCCGGCGACAGTGTGTACTCCGGCTCCACGTGCAAGCAGGGCGAGATAGAGGCCGTCGTCATCGCCACCGGCGTCCACACCTTCTTCGGCAAGGCCGCGCATCTCGTCGACAGCACCAACAACGTCGGCCACTTCCAAAAGGTAACTCTTTTTAACACTTTCTCATTCTTGGCTGTGTTAATTAATGCTTACCGTACGTCTTCTCCGTCGGACTGCAATAATCGTGGTGAATGTTGGGGCAGGTTCTGACTGCAATCGGCAACTTCTGCATCGTGTCCATCGCCATCGGCATGCTGGTGGAGATCGTCGTCATGTACCCGATCCAGCACCGCCGGTACCGCGACGGCATCGACAACCTCCTCGTGCTCCTCATCGGCGGCATCCCCATCGCCATGCCCACCGTGCTCTCCGTCACCATGGCCATCGGCTCCCACAAGCTGTCGCAGCAGGGCGCCATCACCAAGCGGATGACGGCCATCGAGGAAATGGCCGGCATGGACGTGCTCTGCAGCGACAAGACGGGCACACTCACGCTCAACAAGCTCACCGTCGACAAGAACATGATCGAGCCCTTCGTCAAGGACGTCGACAAGGACGGCGTGGTTCTCTATGCCGCCCGAGCGTCGAGGACGGAGAACCAGGACGCCATCGACGCATCCATTGTCGGCATGCTCGCCGACCCCAAGGAGGCCCGAGCTGGCATTCAGGAGGTGCACTTCATGCCATTCAACCCCGTCGACAAGCGTACAGCCATCACCTACGTTGACTCCGACGGAACGTGGCACCGGGTTAGCAAGGGCGCCCCGGAGCAGATCATCGATCTGTGCGGGCTGCGCGAGGACGTGCGGCGGCGGGTGCACGGCATCATCGGCAAGTTCGCCGACCGCGGGCTGCGGTCGCTGGCGGTGGCTCGGCAGAGCGTGCCAGAGCGGACCAAGGAGGCCAAGGGCGCACCGTGGCAGTTCCTCGCAGTGCTGCCGCTGTTTGACCCGCCGCGGCACGACAGCGCAGAGACCATCCGCCGCGCGCTGCACCTGGGCGTGAACGTGAAGATGATCACCGGCGACCAGCTGGCCATCGGCAAGGAGACGGGCCGCCGGCTGGGCATGGGCACCAACATGTACCCGTCAAGCTCCCTCCTCAAGGATGGCGACAGCTGCGGGCTGCCCGTCGACGAGCTGATCGAGAAGGCGGACGGGTTCGCCGGCGTGTTCCCGGAGCACAAGTACGAGATCGTGCGGCGGCTGCAGGAGATGAAGCACATCTGCGGGATGACGGGCGACGGCGTGAACGACGCGCCGGCGCTCAAGAAGGCGGACATCGGCATCGCCGTGGCCGACGCCACGGACGCGGCCCGGAGCGCGTCGGACATCGTGCTGACGGAGCCCGGGCTGAGCGTGATCATCAGCGCCGTGCTCACCAGCCGCGCCATATTCCAGCGGATGAAGAACTACACCATCTACGCCGTGTCCATCACCATCCGGGTAGTCCTTGGCTTCCTCCTGCTGGCGctcatctggaagttcgacttCGCGCCCTTCATGGTGCTCATCATCGCCATCCTCAACGACGGCACCATCATGACCATCTCCAAGGACCGCGTCGTGCCGTCGCCCACCCCCGACTCGTGGCGCCTCAAGGAGATCTTCGCCACCGGCATTGTCCTCGGCACCTACCAGGCCAGCGCCACCGTGATCTTCTTCTGGGCCGTCCACTCCACCGACTTCTTCACGGTCTCTTATATTCATCCGTCGTCTCTATCACTATTCTATTCTAGATACATCTGATACGCCGGCGGCCGGCGGCCCCTCTCCCTGACATCAACTGTTTGTTGCAGAATAAACTCCACGTGCACCCCATCGGCGGCAACACGGAGGAGCTGATGGCGGCGGTGTACCTGCAGGTGAGCATCATCAGCCAGGCGCTCATCTTCGTGACGCGGTCGCGGGGGTGGTCGTTCAGGGAGCGGCCGGGGGCGCTGCTCTTGGGCGCGTTCCTGCTGGCGCAGATGGTGGCGACGCTGATCGCGGTGTACGCCGACTGGCCGTTCGCCAAGATGAAGGGGGTAGGGTGGGGGTGGGCGGGCGCCATCTGGCTCTTCACCATCGTCACCTACTTCCCGCTCGACGTGCTCAAGTTCGCCATCCGCTACTTCCTCTCCGGCAGGGGGTGGAGCAACGTGTTCGACGGCAAGACGGCCTTCGCGCAGGGGGTGGACTACGGCAcggacaagcgcaaggcggagtgGGCCGTGGCGCAGAGGTCGCTCCACGGCCTGCACAcgtccggcggcggcgaggcttcCTCCTCCGGCGTGCTCGGTGGCggggacgacaagaacgacatctCGGAGATCGCCGAGCAGGCCAAGCGGCGCGCCGAGATCGCAAGGCTGCGGGAGCTGCACACGCTCAAGGGGCACGTCGACTCGGTGGTGAAGCTCAAGGGGCTCGACATCGAGAACATCAACCACAACTACACCGTCTGATCCGTCAGTCGACACCATCAGCACAAGCCTCGAAATGTCTTCTTTGGTTAGCTATGTAGTCAGGAACTCAGGATACTGCCACTCCCCTTTTTCAGCAGCAGATTAAATTAGtgaggcgatgatgatgatgaataatcATGTTAGCATTGGTGAACTAGCTAGTCCCCTTTTCTTGTGCGGAGATAATTGTAGGATTGTTGGATGTTGTAGAATAAAATTGTTGAAGATAATGGCTGCCATCTCTAAGAACATCTTCAACAGACGCGCAACGCTCCGCGCGTTAAAAAAAATTTACAACGCCAGAGTTATCTGTTTTTGCGCGCAGCAGAGCTCTGACTCTAGCGGCCGCTGAAAAAATTGCGCGCGCGTCGCGCTTCAACAGACGCACTAAAAAATTAATGTGCCACAAATATATCTACAATAAACAGGTACCTAACATTTACAAATAAGTCCCTTTGACCAAAACCAAAACACAATTAGGTCCCCAATCGTTGGAGCAAGTTAGCTAGCTGATGATCGAATCGCAAGCTAGCTAGCTTGCTGATGGAATTAGCAAGCTACGCACGCGCCGCTTGCCACCGCACGCGAGCTAGCTTGGAATCGCAAGCTCCGCACGCGCCGCTCGCCTCCGGCCACCGCACACGCTCCAGGCCGGCGAGCTCGAGGCGGCGAGCTGCAGGAAGGCGGCGACTTCGAGGCGGCGAGTTGCAGCCGGCGAGCAGAAGGGCAGCGGCGGCTCCGCCCCGTGCCGGGACGAGCATGCAGGAGTGGTGGCGGCGAGCTCGAGGCGGGACGCGAGGGAGCGGAGCGAGTCGGAAGATTCAGTGCGCTGTACTAAATATCCCGCGTGCGATGCCGAAAGTCCCAGCGCGCTGGATAGTTTTTGCAGCGTGCTGGGTTTTGCAACGTCTGTTGGAGAGCTTTTTTCTTCTTCCGCGCGCTAAATTAGCGGTTTTCTCAGCGCGCCCCTACTTTTAACGCCTccgctggagatgctctaaattTGTAGATCAAATAGACTGTACACGTGAAAATCTGAAGAAAACATTTCAAACAAATGCTTCGAGGAAAATAACAGAATTGCAAAACAGTCAGGAATATATAAAGTGTTCAGGGATTTGACAAAACGTTCATGAATTCAGTGAATGTATGCAAATTCAAAAATTGATTGCAGaacaaaaaaatgtttgtgaattcaaaaacatttctatttttctaaaatcaGAGTCAAATAATGTTCTTgaatataaaaatatattcagCACTTCAAAATAGGTACACAGATTTTTAATTATTCTGAACTTCAAACATTTTCAGGGATTCAAAAGATATCAGAGAATATGGAGAATGGAAAAACAATAATGAAAACCCGAAACAAAATCAGAAGAAAACCAAGAAAAGAAAACACTGAAAATGTTTGTGCATTTTTTTGGAATGGTCCAGATTCAAATATGTCCGTGAATTCAAAAGCAATCTTATCAAATCACGAAGACAACTGTGACTAAATAAATTATTCGTGTACTAAAAAGAGATTGGGAATTTCAGCAAAACAATGTTCGAGAATACAAAAAAGATTCTGAATTTCAAAAATATGGGTGGAATTAAAAATGATAATgaatttaaaaatatttaaaattttAAGTAATGTTTACAAATGAAAAAACGTCCGCATATCTTAACAAAAGAACTTGAATCATACAAATGTTGTGAAGTCAAAAAGTGGTATCCTAATTCATGAAATCTCACTTCATATTCGAGAATTCAAAGCAATGTTCGTCAACCTCACTTCATATTCACGAATTTGACAAAGTTAATTAAAAAAATATTCGAATTTTATAAAAGTTCACAAATTTCCTGAAACATGGTTGCAAATTGAAAAAAAGTACAAACTCCAATAATGTCCACGAACTGAAAATATGTCCACCAATTTCAAAATATTCATAGATTCACTAAAAGTTCAAGAACTCAAAAGGTTCGCCAAATGTTTATTAGAAACATCGAACAACAAAGACACACGTGCTTAGACAATCGCCAATTTAGTACAGGCATTCGGCCATTCTTATTTGCTCATCTTTCTGTAGCTATTTTACTGGCCAATTACCTCTGGCTGGATCATCACATTATGGCCATTAGCCTATCCAATAGACTGTAAGTGCAgccttcaaaaaaaattaaaaaaaatagacTGTAAGTGCAAATATTACGAAAAAAGTTCGTGAATCTGTTGAAGATCATTGCTGCCGCCTCTAAATTTGCAGATCAAATAGACTGTATAAGTTCAAAAtctaaataaaatatttaaaacaaATACTCTCTCTGTCCGTACCAAAATATATGATGTTTTTGCAGTTCAAACTGAATTGCAAAAGCGTCTTATATTTTGATACAGAGGTAATACTAGattttcttttgaagaaaaaGCCCAGTGCCAGATCGTTTGGACTCTGCTTTACTAAATTACTATACCAgaccacatttcatgaaaaaaaatTAGAAACGTCGATTACAACGAAGACACACATGCTGACACAATTGCCTATTTAATAGAGGCATTCAGCCATTCTTATTTGCTCATCTTTGTATAGCTACTTTTCTGGCCCATTCGCCTCTGGGTGGATCATCACATTATGGCTCATTAGCCTCTGTCTGATCCAATAGACAACTGCAAAATCTACAGAACATTTTAAACAAATACGAAGTACTAGATTAAAAAAACAGTACTAGATCGTATGGACTCTGGTTTACTTAATAGACCTGACGGCAGTTTGTAATTTTTTAGAAACATCGATTACAAAAAAggcgcacacacactcacacaaggGCATTCTTGTTTGCTCATCTATGTATAGCTGATTTTCTGGCCCATTAGAGCATCTAGAGCCAGACATAGCAAATATAACCCACTAAACGCCCGCAGACGCGCCCGTTCAGTGATTGAACGTGTTCGTCTATGCAGCCACATTCCTCATTTTTTTCTTATATATCCGATTAATTGTACGTGATTGGCGAAGAGAAAAGGTGAGAAAAAAACAATGAATCAAAAAAAGATGGTCCGGGGTAGGATCGCGTCCTACATGGCGGGCTGACCAGGCGCGCCCGGACGCTTCCACGGGCCCTCATATCCTCTCTATATTTAAGATGGTTATGAGGCTTCGCGGACATTCGGACATATAAGGATGATACGGGGATCCGGTTGGGtcagttttttttcttctatcTTCTGTTTGGTCATTCACCGGATGTATTCGTGGACGTATGAGGGACCGTTTGAGGCGTCCATTTATAGATGCTCCTAGCCTCTGGTGGGATCATCATATTAGGGCCATTAGTGTCTGGCTGGGATCGTCATATTAGTGTAAGGTACGCAGTTGATACAACGTAAATGTCCGTGTCACACTCTGCAAGCATAGTTTGGCCTCGCCGAAGTAGGGTAGTTGCTGTCGTTCGGTAGCGACAGTCgtttctcaaaaaaaaagtagCTGCAGTTTTATTTTTGGCGGATGCTTCGAGAAAAATAACAGACATGAATATAAAAAGTGTTTACGAATTTGACAAAACTTTCATGAATTTAGGGAACATATGCGAATCCAAAATCTGATTGCAAAACCAAATACGTTTGTGAATAAAAAAAAATTTGTTTTTTAAAAATCAAAGTCCAATAATGTTCGTGAATAGAAAAAAATGTTCAGGACTTGAAAACAGGTAAATAAATTTGAAAGTATTCTGAAATTCAAAAAGGTTCAggtattcaaaaattgttcaagaatacgaaaaatgaaagaaaaataaGGAAACCCCGAAACAAAATCAGTAGAAAACCGACAACAggaaacaaaaatatattatGAATTCATAAATATGGGTGGAATTAAAAACAATTTACGGATTCAAGAATATTCCTGAATTTATGAATATTCAAGAATTTAATGAATGTTCGAAAAACATTCACAAATCTCAACAGAAGAACATGAATCATCCAAATGTTGTGAACTCAATAAATGTTTCCTAATTCACGAAATTTCTTGAAATCTGAAAAAGATTCCTTGTCAGAGAATTCAAAACAATGTCCCTGAGTCTCACAAAATGACCGTGAAATGAAAAATTCTGCACGAATTAGAAAAGGTGAAAAAATATTCGCATTTGATAAATGTTcacaaatttctgaaaaaaaactgcAAATTGAGAAAAGTTCACCAATTTCAAAACATTCATAAATTTGTGAGTGAGTCTCACCAGTCATCGAACAGTACACAGAATTAGTAATTGCCTACGTGGCATCGGCTGCGTGCAGAGTCCGGATATACAGTGCCACATCAACACCGTGGGCGTAGACGATCGGGATTGGCACCACATTTGCACTTCTCTACGAACTTCTTGCACCAATTTAGGGTACATCATAAGTTTTAGCACTAAGGTGATCAATATGTGTCAAGTTTTAGCATTAATGATGTAATTGGCTCAATTTAAAAATGTTcttaatttaaaaaaatgttcatggattCAAAAAATTCTTGAACAAAAAAATTAAGcaaatttaaaaaattaaaaagtcaCCCCCTATGCACAATTTGAATTGCAAAAACATCTTTATATTTTGGTACAGAGGCAGTAAAAAGAAAACCACAAGTAAACCGACAAATTGAAAGCATATGGAAAAACGAACCGGAAGTAAACCA harbors:
- the LOC123411883 gene encoding plasma membrane ATPase-like; its protein translation is MAASLEDLRNESIDLEAIPIAEVFQVLKCKPHGLTSDEAASRLQAFGPNKLEEKKESKFLKFLGFMWNPLSWVMEAAAIMAIVLANGGGKPPDWQDFMGIVTLLIINSTISFIEENNAGNAAAALMASLAPQTKVLRDGKWAEQDAAILVPGDIISIKLGDIIPADARLMEGDPLKIDQSALTGESLPVNKLPGDSVYSGSTCKQGEIEAVVIATGVHTFFGKAAHLVDSTNNVGHFQKVLTAIGNFCIVSIAIGMLVEIVVMYPIQHRRYRDGIDNLLVLLIGGIPIAMPTVLSVTMAIGSHKLSQQGAITKRMTAIEEMAGMDVLCSDKTGTLTLNKLTVDKNMIEPFVKDVDKDGVVLYAARASRTENQDAIDASIVGMLADPKEARAGIQEVHFMPFNPVDKRTAITYVDSDGTWHRVSKGAPEQIIDLCGLREDVRRRVHGIIGKFADRGLRSLAVARQSVPERTKEAKGAPWQFLAVLPLFDPPRHDSAETIRRALHLGVNVKMITGDQLAIGKETGRRLGMGTNMYPSSSLLKDGDSCGLPVDELIEKADGFAGVFPEHKYEIVRRLQEMKHICGMTGDGVNDAPALKKADIGIAVADATDAARSASDIVLTEPGLSVIISAVLTSRAIFQRMKNYTIYAVSITIRVVLGFLLLALIWKFDFAPFMVLIIAILNDGTIMTISKDRVVPSPTPDSWRLKEIFATGIVLGTYQASATVIFFWAVHSTDFFTNKLHVHPIGGNTEELMAAVYLQVSIISQALIFVTRSRGWSFRERPGALLLGAFLLAQMVATLIAVYADWPFAKMKGVGWGWAGAIWLFTIVTYFPLDVLKFAIRYFLSGRGWSNVFDGKTAFAQGVDYGTDKRKAEWAVAQRSLHGLHTSGGGEASSSGVLGGGDDKNDISEIAEQAKRRAEIARLRELHTLKGHVDSVVKLKGLDIENINHNYTV